One genomic window of Leptotrichia shahii includes the following:
- a CDS encoding phospho-sugar mutase, with the protein MDYIKKYEYWLNSDAIDEKDREELKSIAGNEKEIEDRFFKDLSFGTGGIRGVRGIGTNRMNKYVIRKVTQGLANYMLSFDEKAAKEKGIIIAHDCRIGSREYALNTARVMAANGIKAYIYESLRSTPELSFGVRYKGCMAGIVVTASHNPAEYNGYKVYWDDGAQVVDPHAPAIVEEVNKIGTLEEIKVISEEEGREKGLIIQLDHQIDDDYIAAIKKQTIHTDIPGKEDFKIVYTPLHGTGGRPMKRILSEFGYSFEVVKEQIEPDGNFPTVVYANPEEVAAFKLGTKLANEIGAKLILANDPDADRIGIAIRDDKDEWYYPNGNQVGLLLLQYLLNYKKDIPSDAKVITTVVSTPMIDVVAPAKNVGVMKTLTGFKYIGEKIRQFENKELAGEYLFGFEESYGYLIGTHARDKDALVTSMVISEMATYYNSKGTSIYKELQKLYEEFGYYLEGIKSVTLKGKDGIEQMAALMGNLRENVKDELLGKKIKIKRDFFTHKEYNLKTGEEKEIKLPKENVLQFVLEDNTFITARPSGTEPKIKFYFSVNADSNENVKAKLDKTMEEFSKFIEV; encoded by the coding sequence ATGGACTACATTAAAAAATATGAATATTGGCTAAATTCAGATGCCATTGATGAAAAAGACAGAGAAGAATTAAAAAGCATTGCAGGGAATGAAAAAGAAATAGAAGATAGATTTTTTAAAGATTTGAGTTTTGGAACTGGAGGAATTAGAGGAGTTCGTGGAATTGGAACTAACAGAATGAATAAATATGTAATTAGAAAAGTAACTCAAGGACTTGCAAATTATATGTTAAGTTTTGATGAAAAAGCGGCAAAAGAAAAAGGAATTATAATTGCTCATGACTGTAGAATAGGTTCGAGGGAATATGCATTGAATACTGCAAGGGTAATGGCAGCAAATGGAATTAAAGCATATATTTATGAAAGCTTACGTTCAACTCCTGAGTTGTCATTTGGTGTAAGATATAAAGGATGTATGGCCGGAATAGTCGTTACAGCTTCTCATAATCCTGCCGAATATAATGGATATAAAGTTTATTGGGATGATGGAGCACAAGTTGTCGATCCACATGCACCAGCAATTGTTGAAGAAGTAAATAAGATTGGGACATTGGAAGAAATAAAAGTTATTTCTGAAGAAGAAGGAAGAGAAAAAGGATTAATTATTCAGCTTGATCATCAAATTGATGACGATTATATAGCAGCAATCAAAAAACAAACTATACATACAGATATTCCAGGAAAAGAAGACTTCAAAATTGTTTATACACCGCTTCACGGAACTGGTGGAAGACCAATGAAGAGAATTTTATCTGAATTTGGATATTCATTTGAAGTTGTAAAAGAACAAATTGAGCCTGACGGAAATTTCCCGACAGTAGTTTATGCAAATCCTGAAGAAGTAGCGGCATTTAAATTGGGAACAAAATTGGCAAATGAAATTGGAGCAAAATTAATTTTAGCTAATGATCCTGATGCAGACAGAATCGGAATTGCAATAAGAGATGACAAAGATGAATGGTATTATCCAAATGGTAACCAAGTAGGGTTATTGCTATTGCAATACTTATTAAACTATAAGAAAGATATTCCATCAGATGCAAAAGTGATAACAACTGTAGTTTCTACACCGATGATTGATGTTGTCGCTCCAGCTAAAAATGTTGGAGTTATGAAAACACTAACAGGATTTAAATATATTGGAGAAAAAATTAGACAATTTGAAAATAAAGAATTGGCTGGAGAATATTTATTTGGATTTGAAGAAAGCTATGGATATTTGATAGGAACTCATGCAAGAGATAAAGATGCTTTAGTAACTTCAATGGTTATTTCTGAAATGGCAACTTATTATAACTCAAAAGGAACTTCTATTTACAAAGAATTACAAAAATTGTATGAAGAATTCGGATATTATTTAGAAGGAATCAAATCAGTAACCTTAAAAGGTAAAGATGGAATTGAACAAATGGCAGCATTAATGGGAAACTTGAGAGAAAATGTAAAAGATGAACTGCTTGGCAAGAAAATTAAAATTAAAAGAGATTTCTTCACACATAAAGAATACAATTTGAAAACTGGTGAAGAAAAAGAAATTAAATTGCCAAAAGAAAATGTGTTGCAATTCGTGTTGGAAGACAACACATTTATTACAGCAAGACCATCTGGAACAGAACCAAAAATTAAATTCTATTTCAGCGTAAATGCAGATTCTAATGAAAATGTCAAAGCTAAACTTGATAAAACAATGGAAGAATTTTCTAAATTTATCGAAGTTTAA
- a CDS encoding MotA/TolQ/ExbB proton channel family protein codes for MLLHYFIAGGIFMWGILLASICGVAVILEKLWIFLMKEKEFTREYRKQLYKALKTESKEEIIKIAKSKRDSVSKIITKTMENIDLDLDKIEESEKEYLEEVIKEAVLGQTGKLEKGMWLLGAVVNTAPQLGLLGTVTGMITSFSALSASAESSKTVAAGISEALYTTAFGLIVAIPALIFYNYFNRRIDAVALEMERAALHIMGRVKKKL; via the coding sequence ATGTTGCTACATTATTTTATTGCAGGTGGAATATTTATGTGGGGAATACTGCTGGCTTCTATTTGTGGAGTTGCGGTAATTCTGGAAAAATTATGGATTTTTCTTATGAAGGAAAAAGAGTTTACCAGAGAGTATAGGAAACAGCTTTACAAAGCGTTGAAGACAGAAAGTAAAGAAGAAATTATTAAGATTGCAAAATCAAAAAGAGATTCAGTTTCTAAAATTATTACAAAAACGATGGAAAATATAGATTTAGATTTGGATAAAATTGAGGAATCGGAGAAGGAATATCTTGAAGAGGTAATAAAAGAAGCGGTTTTAGGACAGACAGGAAAGCTGGAAAAAGGAATGTGGCTTCTTGGAGCAGTTGTAAATACGGCACCGCAGTTGGGGCTTCTTGGAACAGTTACTGGGATGATAACATCGTTTTCAGCATTGTCTGCAAGTGCTGAAAGTTCAAAAACAGTTGCGGCTGGGATATCAGAAGCACTTTATACAACAGCATTTGGTCTAATTGTAGCAATACCTGCACTAATTTTTTATAATTATTTTAATAGAAGAATAGATGCAGTAGCTTTAGAAATGGAAAGAGCGGCTTTACATATTATGGGAAGAGTGAAAAAAAAATTATAA
- a CDS encoding zeta toxin family protein, translated as MEDRNFYLFAGVNGVGKSTLFSIITEDIKETFRINTDEIVKKIGNWKNEADQIKSAKIAIKLRNEYIEKGLSFNEETTLTGKTILKLIDKLKSKNYKLHLFYIGINSVDIVKERIRNRVLRGGHDIPDKIVEKRYNESLKNLLKILNKFDNVTIYDNTKEYKMILKIINKKIIKQSNELPNWAKDIF; from the coding sequence ATGGAAGATAGAAATTTTTATTTGTTTGCAGGAGTAAATGGAGTAGGAAAATCTACTTTGTTTAGTATAATTACTGAGGATATTAAAGAAACTTTTAGAATAAATACTGATGAAATAGTTAAAAAAATTGGAAATTGGAAAAATGAAGCTGATCAAATAAAATCAGCAAAAATAGCAATTAAATTGAGAAATGAATATATTGAAAAAGGACTTTCTTTTAACGAGGAAACTACATTAACTGGGAAAACAATATTAAAATTAATTGATAAATTAAAAAGCAAAAATTATAAACTTCATTTGTTTTATATAGGAATAAATAGCGTAGATATTGTAAAAGAAAGAATAAGAAATAGAGTTCTAAGAGGCGGACATGATATTCCTGATAAAATTGTCGAAAAAAGATATAATGAATCTTTGAAAAATTTATTGAAAATTTTAAATAAATTTGATAATGTTACAATTTATGATAATACAAAAGAATATAAAATGATTTTAAAAATTATAAATAAAAAAATAATAAAACAATCTAATGAGTTACCCAATTGGGCTAAAGATATTTTTTAA
- a CDS encoding PAS domain-containing protein — MEKANMKDHLNINFDLIEKMTEIKKDYIEGTADVETTRRRIKETFKDKKITPAEFAYSEQKIKDLGFDDATVHDKMDDVLDLFDEIIEREDSSLPEGHPIKTYLRENEAARKLIAEMKEELNKKFIKNRWLEFYDKLYTFNLTHLARKQHQLFSILESKGFDRPSRIMWTFDNAVRDNISEARKLLMEDKMEEFYAKQEIAWELTLDIMHKEEEILFPTSLKMITEEEFRNMRSGDDEIGYFLIDKPEGFLPEKKEEKIEKEENVNINTSQTGNFMNDLAGLLSKYNMNTGGEKSDVLDVKQGKLTLEQINLIFQHMPVDLSFVDENEIVKFYTDTKHRIFPRSAGVIGRDVKNCHPRESVASVLEIIDAFRNNEQDEVDFWLEMNGKFIYIYYVAVRDEKGIFKGVLEMMQDVTRIRSLEGKRTLVTWEKPKKSEINQENEKDFEEDKNPYGLTENTIIGEIIDKYPYIREFMPTLSPTYKKLLDPIQYMIMSKVATLDMIAMRGGFPLDELIERISNQIRRNETGK, encoded by the coding sequence ATGGAAAAAGCGAATATGAAGGATCATTTGAATATAAATTTTGATTTGATTGAGAAAATGACTGAAATTAAGAAAGATTATATAGAGGGAACAGCGGATGTTGAAACGACAAGAAGGCGGATAAAGGAAACTTTTAAGGATAAAAAGATAACTCCTGCTGAGTTTGCCTATTCTGAGCAGAAAATAAAGGATTTAGGATTTGACGATGCAACTGTTCACGATAAGATGGATGATGTGCTTGATTTATTTGATGAAATTATTGAAAGAGAAGATTCTTCGTTGCCTGAGGGACATCCAATAAAAACTTATTTGAGGGAAAATGAAGCGGCTAGAAAGCTGATTGCTGAAATGAAGGAAGAATTAAATAAGAAATTTATAAAAAATAGATGGCTGGAGTTTTACGATAAACTTTATACATTTAATTTGACACACTTAGCTAGAAAACAGCATCAGTTATTTTCGATACTTGAAAGTAAAGGGTTTGACAGACCGTCTAGAATAATGTGGACTTTTGATAATGCAGTCAGGGATAATATAAGTGAGGCTAGAAAGCTGTTAATGGAAGATAAAATGGAAGAATTTTATGCGAAACAGGAAATTGCTTGGGAATTGACATTGGATATAATGCATAAGGAAGAAGAGATTTTATTTCCAACTTCGCTTAAAATGATTACTGAAGAAGAATTTAGAAATATGAGAAGTGGCGATGATGAGATTGGATATTTCCTGATTGACAAGCCTGAAGGATTTTTGCCTGAGAAAAAAGAGGAAAAAATTGAAAAAGAGGAAAATGTAAATATAAATACGTCTCAAACAGGTAATTTTATGAACGACTTAGCGGGACTTCTTTCAAAATATAATATGAATACAGGCGGAGAAAAATCTGACGTGCTAGATGTTAAACAAGGAAAACTTACTTTGGAACAAATAAACTTAATTTTCCAACATATGCCAGTGGATTTATCTTTTGTGGATGAAAATGAGATTGTTAAGTTTTATACTGATACGAAACATAGAATTTTTCCTAGAAGTGCGGGAGTTATAGGAAGAGATGTTAAAAATTGCCATCCAAGAGAAAGTGTTGCTTCGGTTTTGGAAATAATTGATGCATTTAGAAATAATGAGCAAGATGAAGTGGATTTTTGGCTTGAAATGAATGGGAAATTTATTTATATCTATTATGTAGCTGTGAGAGATGAAAAAGGTATATTTAAAGGAGTTCTTGAGATGATGCAAGATGTTACGAGAATAAGAAGCCTTGAAGGAAAGAGAACGCTTGTAACTTGGGAAAAACCTAAAAAATCTGAAATTAATCAAGAGAATGAAAAAGATTTTGAAGAAGATAAAAATCCTTATGGATTAACAGAAAATACAATAATTGGAGAAATAATAGATAAATATCCTTATATAAGAGAATTTATGCCAACATTGTCGCCTACATACAAAAAACTGCTTGATCCAATTCAATATATGATAATGTCTAAAGTTGCAACGCTTGATATGATTGCGATGCGTGGCGGATTTCCTCTAGATGAGTTAATAGAAAGAATCTCTAATCAAATTAGAAGAAATGAAACTGGAAAATAG
- a CDS encoding MtnX-like HAD-IB family phosphatase codes for MSKKLIFLIDFDITISKKDSTDTLLSVYQPELKADIRKKYRSGEITMKEYLQTGIESLNITKEEFLETLKLVGIDETFTDFVKSGIEFKIVSAGTKLNISGVLRNYGIDLDENEIISNDIKFNGNKITVSFPYLDKEQYYGVDKKEAVQKYQNKGYTVYFVGDGPSDYRAIEVADFSFVRKGTRAIKFCQENEIDFFEFENFDEILNYLKKQESK; via the coding sequence GTGAGTAAAAAATTAATATTTTTAATAGATTTTGATATTACAATTAGTAAAAAAGATTCGACAGATACGCTACTTTCGGTGTATCAGCCAGAATTAAAGGCAGATATCAGGAAAAAATATCGAAGTGGCGAAATTACGATGAAGGAATATTTGCAGACTGGGATTGAGAGCTTGAATATTACGAAAGAGGAATTTCTAGAAACATTGAAATTAGTTGGAATTGACGAAACGTTTACAGATTTTGTAAAAAGTGGCATTGAATTCAAAATTGTAAGCGCTGGGACAAAATTAAATATATCAGGTGTTCTTAGAAACTACGGAATTGACTTGGATGAAAATGAGATTATATCAAATGATATTAAATTTAATGGGAATAAGATTACTGTTTCATTTCCGTATTTAGATAAAGAGCAGTATTACGGTGTTGATAAAAAAGAAGCCGTTCAAAAATATCAAAATAAAGGTTATACGGTTTATTTCGTTGGCGACGGACCTTCAGACTACAGGGCGATTGAAGTGGCAGATTTTTCTTTTGTTAGAAAAGGAACTCGAGCGATTAAGTTTTGTCAAGAAAATGAGATTGATTTTTTTGAGTTTGAGAATTTTGATGAAATTTTGAACTATTTGAAAAAACAGGAGTCAAAATGA
- a CDS encoding DNA translocase FtsK, translated as MSKRKIEGIIWFAVGLILVLLLANKSKMLSDNIGENIFSLILSGITLFFGKMTWFIAVVSMLYGITLFFHEKIRIDITQGKIAALLGLFLSWGMILIRGSVVKGNPLSDNFTEAGRQLLEIGFGRESGGILGALLSMPFYKILHFQWMFFVLLIVALFFVALLIRDLIELGYEVLKEVIKYYKSDDYKEKKRKLAAKKYAENLKKTDYKRYQREMLKAKIIQSRNEKLSFEISKKPKNNFLQKTEVYSKEELAEKEKEWIEIFEEKEKGNFKKDENARREKIKEKEKRKKEDTLETVVKPLENTEKSENNKNTSDTKNENNSENKKEVKNEKKSEIKKGNEKNEKEPKLEIITPLKKEEINSVNADPNFQQFPKLEAFENGELKEKELEDELKKINAVFDNDQGYDDVVKKSIAEIFKSKPMDLERKQKIEENIRENVSHLENVLKEFGIDAKVVNYEYGPTITRYEIIIPKGVKVSKVTGLSDDIAMNLAAESIRIEAPIPGKNTIGIETPNKIKEPVHFSNIIKNKELDTGELKVILGKDIVGRDKFIDIVKMPHLLIAGQTGSGKSVCVNTLISTLISKKSDKEVKFIMVDPKMVELMPYNDIPHLLVPVIIDPEQAAIALKWAVNEMENRYMKLMENGVRNIKGYNSLSFVEKMPYIVIIIDELADLMMVASGSVEESIARIAQKARAVGIHLVVATQRPSTDVITGMIKANLPSRISFALRSQIDSRTILDSAGAEKLLGQGDMLLLANGSSKLERIQGAYISDEEVKDLTDTLKSTKKVKYRNEILKEPEEEIDDDTDPYFENAVNIIRQENKVSISLLQRKLKIGFNRASRIYDQLKEHGIISYDDQIIADNINEIN; from the coding sequence ATGAGTAAAAGAAAAATTGAAGGTATAATCTGGTTTGCTGTTGGACTTATATTGGTTTTATTATTAGCAAATAAGTCAAAAATGCTCAGTGATAATATCGGAGAAAATATATTTTCGCTTATATTGAGCGGAATTACGTTATTTTTTGGAAAAATGACATGGTTTATAGCTGTAGTTTCCATGTTGTATGGAATAACTCTATTTTTTCATGAAAAAATAAGAATTGACATAACACAAGGGAAAATCGCTGCGTTATTAGGGTTATTTTTAAGTTGGGGAATGATTTTGATAAGAGGTTCTGTTGTTAAGGGAAACCCTTTATCAGATAATTTTACCGAGGCTGGAAGACAACTTCTGGAAATAGGGTTTGGACGTGAAAGTGGAGGAATTTTGGGAGCATTGCTTTCAATGCCATTTTATAAAATACTGCATTTTCAATGGATGTTTTTTGTTCTTTTAATAGTGGCATTATTTTTTGTAGCGTTGCTAATCAGAGATTTAATTGAGCTTGGATATGAAGTTTTAAAAGAAGTAATAAAATATTATAAAAGTGATGATTACAAAGAGAAAAAAAGAAAATTAGCTGCAAAAAAATATGCTGAAAATTTAAAGAAGACGGATTATAAGCGGTATCAAAGAGAAATGTTAAAGGCTAAAATTATACAGTCTAGAAATGAAAAGCTAAGTTTTGAAATTTCTAAAAAGCCTAAAAATAATTTTTTACAAAAAACAGAAGTTTACTCTAAAGAAGAGCTTGCAGAAAAAGAAAAAGAATGGATTGAAATTTTTGAAGAAAAGGAAAAAGGGAATTTTAAAAAAGACGAAAATGCAAGAAGAGAGAAAATAAAAGAAAAGGAAAAAAGAAAAAAAGAAGACACATTGGAAACAGTTGTAAAACCATTAGAAAATACAGAAAAATCTGAAAATAATAAAAATACTTCAGACACAAAAAATGAGAATAATTCAGAAAATAAAAAAGAAGTAAAAAATGAAAAAAAATCTGAAATCAAAAAAGGTAATGAAAAGAACGAAAAAGAACCAAAGCTCGAAATTATAACTCCCTTAAAAAAAGAAGAAATTAATTCAGTGAATGCAGATCCAAATTTTCAGCAATTTCCAAAACTTGAAGCATTTGAAAATGGAGAATTAAAAGAAAAAGAGCTGGAAGATGAATTGAAAAAAATTAATGCAGTATTTGATAATGATCAGGGATATGATGACGTCGTAAAAAAATCCATTGCAGAAATTTTTAAGTCAAAACCGATGGATCTTGAAAGAAAGCAGAAAATAGAAGAAAATATAAGGGAAAATGTAAGTCATTTGGAAAATGTATTAAAGGAATTTGGAATTGATGCAAAAGTTGTAAATTATGAATATGGACCAACTATAACAAGATATGAAATTATAATTCCAAAGGGTGTAAAAGTTAGCAAAGTAACGGGACTTTCAGATGATATTGCAATGAACCTTGCGGCGGAAAGCATTCGTATAGAAGCTCCAATTCCAGGAAAAAATACAATTGGAATTGAAACTCCAAATAAAATAAAGGAGCCTGTGCATTTTTCAAATATTATAAAAAATAAGGAACTTGATACTGGAGAATTAAAGGTAATATTGGGAAAAGATATTGTTGGGCGAGATAAATTCATAGATATTGTTAAAATGCCACATTTGCTTATTGCAGGACAAACAGGATCTGGAAAATCAGTTTGTGTAAATACGTTAATTTCAACATTGATTTCAAAAAAATCTGACAAGGAAGTAAAATTTATAATGGTTGATCCGAAAATGGTGGAACTTATGCCATATAACGATATTCCGCATCTTTTAGTGCCAGTAATTATAGATCCTGAACAAGCTGCAATAGCATTAAAATGGGCAGTTAACGAAATGGAAAACAGATATATGAAACTTATGGAAAATGGGGTAAGAAATATAAAAGGTTATAATTCATTGAGCTTCGTGGAAAAAATGCCGTATATTGTTATAATAATTGATGAGCTGGCTGACCTTATGATGGTTGCCTCTGGAAGCGTGGAGGAATCAATTGCAAGAATTGCACAAAAGGCAAGGGCAGTTGGAATCCATTTAGTTGTTGCGACACAACGGCCATCTACAGATGTTATAACTGGAATGATAAAGGCTAACTTGCCAAGCAGAATTTCATTTGCACTAAGATCACAAATTGATTCGAGAACAATACTTGATTCGGCAGGCGCAGAAAAACTTTTAGGTCAAGGTGATATGCTATTGCTTGCCAACGGATCTTCAAAATTAGAAAGAATACAGGGAGCATATATTTCTGATGAAGAAGTTAAAGACTTAACTGATACGTTGAAATCTACCAAAAAAGTAAAATATAGAAATGAAATTTTAAAAGAACCTGAAGAGGAAATAGATGATGATACAGATCCTTACTTTGAAAATGCAGTAAATATCATAAGACAGGAGAACAAAGTTTCAATTTCACTTCTTCAACGCAAATTAAAAATAGGATTTAACAGAGCCTCTAGAATTTATGATCAGCTAAAGGAACATGGAATTATAAGTTATGATGATCAGATAATAGCCGATAATATTAATGAAATTAATTAA
- the scpB gene encoding SMC-Scp complex subunit ScpB, translating to MEKFEKKENEDKQSNIIGVQRKIRISEIEEKVEAIIFLAKEIVTVQELAQFYTMEKFEMEEVLYNLREKRKNTGINLKIENGAVYLVSNPLFGFEVKRFFNPEMKLKKLSRSAMETLAIIAYKGPVTKAEIEQIRGAGADKTMANLLERKLIYISGKKKSIGTPNLYEVTQDFYSYLNIHGREELPGSEQFQKINLLYKEDEKTQIESPDNENAEK from the coding sequence ATGGAAAAGTTTGAAAAAAAAGAAAATGAAGATAAACAAAGCAATATAATTGGCGTTCAAAGAAAAATTAGAATTAGTGAAATTGAAGAAAAAGTGGAAGCAATTATTTTTTTGGCAAAGGAAATAGTGACAGTACAGGAACTAGCACAGTTTTATACAATGGAAAAGTTTGAAATGGAAGAAGTCCTGTATAATTTGAGGGAAAAGAGAAAAAATACTGGAATAAACTTAAAAATTGAAAATGGAGCAGTTTATCTAGTATCGAATCCGCTTTTTGGCTTTGAGGTGAAAAGATTTTTTAATCCAGAAATGAAATTAAAGAAATTATCACGTTCAGCAATGGAAACATTGGCAATTATTGCATATAAAGGACCTGTAACTAAAGCTGAAATCGAACAGATCCGAGGTGCTGGAGCAGATAAAACAATGGCTAATCTTTTGGAAAGAAAATTAATTTATATTTCTGGAAAGAAAAAATCAATTGGAACTCCAAATTTATATGAAGTGACACAAGATTTTTACAGTTACTTGAATATTCACGGAAGAGAAGAATTGCCTGGAAGTGAGCAGTTTCAAAAAATTAATTTGCTTTATAAAGAAGATGAAAAAACGCAAATTGAAAGTCCAGATAATGAAAATGCTGAAAAATAA
- a CDS encoding pseudouridine synthase → MRLNKFIAETGFCSRRKADELINEGRVTVNKHEAIIGMDIKPEDVVRIDGERVKLNTRYEYYILNKPKRVICSNEDKFGRKLAIDFIKSRARLFTYGRLDFMTEGLIIISNDGDVYNHVMHPRKKLYKSYVAKVSREIDDKDIEALQYGVVIDGKRTAPAKVKKIDKKELRIAIFEGRNRQIRKMLETLGYNVNSLKRIKVGELTLGNLKVGEYRALNEDEIKYLKNL, encoded by the coding sequence ATGAGATTAAATAAATTTATAGCAGAAACGGGATTTTGTTCTCGTAGAAAGGCTGATGAGCTAATAAATGAAGGAAGGGTTACGGTAAACAAGCATGAAGCTATTATTGGAATGGATATAAAGCCTGAAGATGTGGTTAGAATTGATGGGGAAAGAGTGAAACTTAATACAAGATATGAATACTATATTTTAAACAAGCCAAAAAGAGTTATTTGTTCAAATGAGGATAAATTTGGACGTAAACTTGCAATTGACTTTATAAAATCACGTGCCAGACTTTTTACTTACGGAAGACTGGACTTTATGACAGAAGGTCTAATTATAATTAGTAATGATGGCGACGTTTACAATCATGTAATGCACCCAAGAAAAAAATTATACAAAAGCTATGTTGCCAAAGTAAGCCGTGAGATTGACGACAAAGATATCGAAGCATTGCAATATGGAGTTGTAATTGACGGAAAAAGAACAGCACCTGCTAAAGTTAAAAAAATTGACAAAAAGGAACTTAGAATTGCAATTTTTGAAGGAAGAAACCGTCAGATAAGAAAAATGCTGGAAACATTGGGGTATAACGTTAATTCATTGAAACGGATTAAAGTGGGAGAACTTACGCTTGGGAATTTGAAAGTGGGAGAATACCGTGCTTTGAATGAAGACGAAATTAAATATTTGAAAAATTTATAA
- a CDS encoding ACP phosphodiesterase, translating to MNYLAHSVISLEIDKKMNENTLYGNFTGDFYKGKVEKIELQENLKSGIILHRLIDKISDREENFLNELLREKFGIFKGIVSDMYVDHFLCKNFENIFSGNPDFENVEKVERKIIKNIEKYDEFFPSDFKSFFNWLKREKVLARYKDLDFLERVFLGVSKRVRKGEILRNAVCELRKNYGEFEEKSLREFLFVKGKIVKNSERSEKL from the coding sequence ATGAATTATTTAGCTCATTCGGTTATATCACTTGAAATTGATAAAAAAATGAATGAAAATACGCTTTATGGCAATTTTACTGGAGATTTTTATAAAGGGAAGGTTGAGAAAATCGAATTACAAGAAAATCTGAAAAGCGGGATAATTTTGCATAGATTGATTGATAAAATTTCTGATAGAGAAGAGAATTTTTTGAATGAACTTTTGCGAGAAAAATTTGGGATTTTTAAAGGGATTGTATCGGATATGTATGTTGACCATTTTTTGTGTAAAAATTTTGAGAATATTTTTAGTGGAAATCCTGATTTTGAGAATGTGGAAAAAGTTGAAAGAAAAATAATTAAAAATATTGAAAAATATGATGAATTTTTTCCAAGTGATTTTAAAAGTTTTTTTAACTGGCTGAAGAGAGAAAAAGTTTTGGCAAGATACAAAGATTTGGATTTTTTGGAGAGAGTTTTTCTTGGAGTGTCGAAAAGAGTGAGAAAAGGGGAAATTCTTAGAAATGCAGTTTGTGAACTGAGAAAGAATTATGGGGAATTTGAGGAGAAATCATTGAGAGAGTTTTTGTTTGTGAAGGGAAAAATTGTAAAAAATTCTGAGAGAAGTGAGAAACTATGA
- the mreB gene encoding rod shape-determining protein — translation MKFFDLFKTNIAPKATRDIAIDLGTANTVMYVKGEGIQVDEPTYVAINKKTEELEHIGEKAKEIIGRTAKHTEIIRPLKNGVISNYEVTERMLEEFLHRIKKDKFQSSRVIICVPSGVTQVERRAVIEVVKDAGAKEVYLIEEPIAAAIGVGIDLFEPKGHLIVDIGGGTTEIAFIVSGGAALSRSVKIAGDHLNEDIMEFVKDEYNLLIGERTAEELKMNTISQDDPEFEYEIRGRELGVGLPKSMKIKTSAINGAITRHIDAIIDEVRLTIEEIEPEVAADIYETGIYLSGGGAGIKILKERIEKELLLKVTVGDDAIHAVVTGIAEVLTDFKRYKNIIISPTHEY, via the coding sequence ATGAAATTTTTTGACTTGTTTAAGACAAATATAGCACCAAAGGCTACACGTGATATAGCTATTGATTTAGGAACGGCAAACACTGTCATGTATGTAAAGGGAGAAGGAATTCAGGTAGATGAGCCAACTTATGTGGCTATCAATAAGAAAACAGAAGAATTGGAACATATCGGTGAAAAGGCAAAGGAAATAATCGGTAGAACAGCTAAGCATACTGAAATTATTCGTCCATTAAAAAATGGAGTAATTTCAAATTATGAAGTTACTGAAAGAATGCTTGAAGAATTTTTACATAGAATAAAAAAAGATAAATTCCAAAGCTCGAGAGTAATTATATGTGTTCCAAGTGGAGTTACACAAGTAGAAAGAAGAGCAGTAATTGAAGTTGTAAAAGATGCTGGAGCAAAAGAAGTTTATCTAATTGAGGAACCAATAGCCGCTGCAATCGGTGTTGGAATTGATTTATTTGAACCAAAAGGGCATTTAATCGTCGATATAGGTGGAGGAACTACTGAAATCGCATTTATTGTATCAGGTGGAGCGGCATTATCTAGATCAGTTAAAATCGCTGGGGATCATTTAAACGAAGATATTATGGAATTTGTAAAAGATGAATATAATTTATTAATCGGTGAAAGAACGGCTGAAGAACTAAAAATGAATACAATAAGCCAAGATGATCCTGAATTTGAATATGAAATAAGAGGACGTGAACTAGGAGTTGGATTACCAAAAAGCATGAAAATTAAGACTTCTGCTATAAATGGAGCAATTACAAGACACATTGATGCAATTATTGATGAAGTAAGACTTACGATAGAAGAAATAGAGCCTGAAGTCGCAGCGGATATTTATGAAACAGGAATTTATTTATCTGGTGGTGGAGCAGGTATAAAAATCTTGAAAGAAAGAATTGAAAAGGAATTACTGTTAAAGGTAACTGTTGGAGATGATGCGATTCATGCTGTAGTAACAGGAATTGCAGAAGTATTGACAGATTTCAAGAGATACAAAAATATTATCATTTCACCAACACACGAATATTAA